A single window of Channa argus isolate prfri chromosome 12, Channa argus male v1.0, whole genome shotgun sequence DNA harbors:
- the LOC137138061 gene encoding serine protease 27-like, producing the protein MLYKKYQKSLNSLFVFCVSESLSQLDADVCGQVPLSNRLLGLGVKVTDGKWPWMASLQKDGRHVCGGTLVNEDFVLSSADCFSSSATASDWTVVLGRLKQNGSNPFEVKLNVTDITLSNHTGPNAAALHLETPAPLSDSILPICVDTGRNFSVGSMCWVAGWGSGAGGVEQVLQEFQTSVVDCEDTSSDSICTEALTLEQGFLEVR; encoded by the exons ATGTTGTACAAGAAGTATCAGAAAAGCCtcaacagtttgtttgtgttctgtgtttcagagagtctctcacagctggatg CTGATGTCTGTGGCCAGGTCCCACTGAGTAATCGTCTTCTGGGACTAGGCGTGAAGGTTACAGATGGTAAGTGGCCGTGGATGGCGAGTCTCCAGAAGGATGGACGTCATGTGTGCGGTGGGACTCTGGTGAACGAGGACTTTGTGCTGAGCAGTGCCGACTGTTTCTCAAG TTCAGCCACAGCATCTGATTGGACCGTGGTCCTGGGTCGTCTGAAACAGAACGGCTCCAACCCCTTTGAGGTGAAACTgaatgtgacagacatcactctGAGCAACCACACTGGGCCTAATGCAGCAGCGCTGCATCTGGAGACCCCCGCCCCCCTGTCCGACTCCATCCTGCCCATCTGTGTGGACACCGGACGAAACTTCAGTGTGGGCTCCATGTGCTGGGTTGCAGGCTGGGGCTCCGGGGCAGGAGGGG TGGAACAAGTTCTGCAGGAATTCCAGACCTCTGTGGTGGACTGTGAGGACACATCGAGTGACAGCATTTGTACAGAAGCTTTGACACTGGAGCAG GGTTTTCTGGAGGTCCGTTGA
- the LOC137137044 gene encoding uncharacterized protein isoform X3: MSKYSEKLSHFNLPDDLHDAAETLFKFYSDPNKTPEVQTFFDWICTELSPKTAVRVPTVRVHTVTTGETFGADRALMEKVKNCAQLQVDDSSDSQGCDIIIVFCPVISRPGSDVEAAMMKVSDDKPVILVTMYHTRDVHYSTSGTAWSQTYQKVQLDVPVLFHETKQGLLTCPRNEETVSQIQDMLKKYSRQQQNNKCCIS; the protein is encoded by the exons atGTCAAAATACTCTGAGAAACTGAGTCACTTTAATCTTCCAGATGACCTTCATGATG CTGCTGAAACTTTGTTCAAGTTCTATTCTGACCCCAACAAAACCCCTGAGGTCCAAACATTCTTTGACTGGATCTGCACTGAACTTTCACCAAAAACTGCAG TGAGGGTCCCCACAGTGAGGGTCCACACAGTTACTACAGGGGAAACCTTTGGCGCTGACAGAGCTCtgatggaaaaagtaaaaaactgtgcaCAGCTTCAAGTGGACGACAGCTCAGACAGTCAGGGGTGCGACATCATTATTGTCTTCTGTCCAGTCATCTCTCGGCCTGGGTCAGATGTGGAGGCAGCGATGATGAAGGTGTCAG ATGATAAACCAGTTATTCTGGTGACGATGTACCACACCCGAGATGTCCACTACTCCACCTCTGGGACAGCATGGTCTCAAACATATCAAAAGGTCCAACTGGATGTTCCTGTTCTCTTCCACGAGACCAAGCAAGGATTACTGACATGTCCAAGAAATGAGGAGACAGTTAGTCAAATACAGGACATGTTAAAGAAGTACAGTAGACAACAGCAGAATAACAAGTGTTGTATTAGTTAA
- the LOC137137044 gene encoding uncharacterized protein isoform X2, giving the protein MSKYSEKLSHFNLPDDLHDAAETLFKFYSDPNKTPEVQTFFDWICTELSPKTAERVHTVRFPTVRVPTVRVHTVTTGETFGADRALMEKVKNCAQLQVDDSSDSQGCDIIIVFCPVISRPGSDVEAAMMKVSDDKPVILVTMYHTRDVHYSTSGTAWSQTYQKVQLDVPVLFHETKQGLLTCPRNEETVSQIQDMLKKYSRQQQNNKCCIS; this is encoded by the exons atGTCAAAATACTCTGAGAAACTGAGTCACTTTAATCTTCCAGATGACCTTCATGATG CTGCTGAAACTTTGTTCAAGTTCTATTCTGACCCCAACAAAACCCCTGAGGTCCAAACATTCTTTGACTGGATCTGCACTGAACTTTCACCAAAAACTGCAG AGAGGGTCCACACAGTGAGGTTCCCCACAGTGAGGGTCCCCACAGTGAGGGTCCACACAGTTACTACAGGGGAAACCTTTGGCGCTGACAGAGCTCtgatggaaaaagtaaaaaactgtgcaCAGCTTCAAGTGGACGACAGCTCAGACAGTCAGGGGTGCGACATCATTATTGTCTTCTGTCCAGTCATCTCTCGGCCTGGGTCAGATGTGGAGGCAGCGATGATGAAGGTGTCAG ATGATAAACCAGTTATTCTGGTGACGATGTACCACACCCGAGATGTCCACTACTCCACCTCTGGGACAGCATGGTCTCAAACATATCAAAAGGTCCAACTGGATGTTCCTGTTCTCTTCCACGAGACCAAGCAAGGATTACTGACATGTCCAAGAAATGAGGAGACAGTTAGTCAAATACAGGACATGTTAAAGAAGTACAGTAGACAACAGCAGAATAACAAGTGTTGTATTAGTTAA
- the LOC137137044 gene encoding uncharacterized protein isoform X1: MSKYSEKLSHFNLPDDLHDAAETLFKFYSDPNKTPEVQTFFDWICTELSPKTAGRQQSSQSRAAERVHTVRFPTVRVPTVRVHTVTTGETFGADRALMEKVKNCAQLQVDDSSDSQGCDIIIVFCPVISRPGSDVEAAMMKVSDDKPVILVTMYHTRDVHYSTSGTAWSQTYQKVQLDVPVLFHETKQGLLTCPRNEETVSQIQDMLKKYSRQQQNNKCCIS, encoded by the exons atGTCAAAATACTCTGAGAAACTGAGTCACTTTAATCTTCCAGATGACCTTCATGATG CTGCTGAAACTTTGTTCAAGTTCTATTCTGACCCCAACAAAACCCCTGAGGTCCAAACATTCTTTGACTGGATCTGCACTGAACTTTCACCAAAAACTGCAG GACGACAACAGTCTTCACAGTCCAGAGCTGCAG AGAGGGTCCACACAGTGAGGTTCCCCACAGTGAGGGTCCCCACAGTGAGGGTCCACACAGTTACTACAGGGGAAACCTTTGGCGCTGACAGAGCTCtgatggaaaaagtaaaaaactgtgcaCAGCTTCAAGTGGACGACAGCTCAGACAGTCAGGGGTGCGACATCATTATTGTCTTCTGTCCAGTCATCTCTCGGCCTGGGTCAGATGTGGAGGCAGCGATGATGAAGGTGTCAG ATGATAAACCAGTTATTCTGGTGACGATGTACCACACCCGAGATGTCCACTACTCCACCTCTGGGACAGCATGGTCTCAAACATATCAAAAGGTCCAACTGGATGTTCCTGTTCTCTTCCACGAGACCAAGCAAGGATTACTGACATGTCCAAGAAATGAGGAGACAGTTAGTCAAATACAGGACATGTTAAAGAAGTACAGTAGACAACAGCAGAATAACAAGTGTTGTATTAGTTAA
- the LOC137137017 gene encoding interferon-induced protein 44-like isoform X1: MGKSHSKRRHCPPPAPPPAPPAPPPPPSPPLLRKPWREMSWGDRDKDLQYVKNYQPHNDEVSRLRVLLYGLVGSGKSSFVNSVANVLRGRMSHSALASSSSREISFTKTYKTHKIPKEGRGNFYPFVFTDIMGLEEGDGRGISVEDIKLALKGHVKEGYKFNPVSPLSTNDPGYNPSPAPDDKVHVLVWVCSINTTKINESILKKAQDIREAASDLGVPQLAIVTKVDEACGETDKDLKNVYRSKHIKKKMKEFSSALGIPLNCFLPVKNYCKEISLNDDVDSLVLSPLRLMIDFGDDFINDM; this comes from the exons ATGGGAAAGAGTCACTCAA aacGTAGACACTGTCCACCACCTGCTCCCC CTCCAGCACCACCTGCTCCCC CTCCACCACCATCTCCTCCCC TTCTCCGGAAACCATGGAGAGAAATGTCTTGGGG agacagagacaaagatcTGCAGTATGTGAAGAATTATCAACCTCACAACGATGAAGTCAGTCGTCTCAGAGTTCTGCTCTACGGACTAGTCGGCAGTGGAAAGTCCAGCTTTGTCAATTCTGTTGCCAATGTGCTACGGGGAAGAATGTCCCATTCAGCTTTGGCCAGTTCAAGCAGCCGTGAAATAAGCTTCACAAAAACA TATAAAACCCATAAAATCCCCAAAGAAGGCAGAGGAAACTTTTACCCTTTTGTCTTCACTGACATCATGGGTCTGGAGGAAGGAGACGGAAGAGGAATCAGTGTGGAAGACATCAAGCTGGCTCTGAAAGGACACGTGAAGGAAGGGTATAAG TTCAACCCTGTATCTCCATTATCCACAAATGATCCAGGCTACAACCCTTCACCAGCTCCAGACGACAAAGTTCATGTTCTGGTTTGGGTCTGTTCcatcaacacaacaaaaattaaTGAATCAATTTTAAAGAAGGCTCAGGACATCAGAGAGGCAGCTAGTGACCTGG GTGTTCCTCAGCTGGCTATTGTCACCAAAGTTGATGAGGCCTGTGGGGAAACTGACAAAGATCTGAAGAATGTCTACAGGAGCAAGCACATAAAGAAAaag ATGAAAGAGTTCAGCTCAGCACTGGGTATTCCACTCAACTGCTTCCTGCCTGTGAAGAACTACTGTAAAGAAATATCTCTGAATGATGATGTGGACTCTCTGGTCCTGAGCCCTCTGAGACTGATGATTGACTTTGGAGATGACTTCATTAATGACATGTGA
- the LOC137137017 gene encoding interferon-induced protein 44-like isoform X2: MGKSHSKRRHCPPPAPPPPPSPPLLRKPWREMSWGDRDKDLQYVKNYQPHNDEVSRLRVLLYGLVGSGKSSFVNSVANVLRGRMSHSALASSSSREISFTKTYKTHKIPKEGRGNFYPFVFTDIMGLEEGDGRGISVEDIKLALKGHVKEGYKFNPVSPLSTNDPGYNPSPAPDDKVHVLVWVCSINTTKINESILKKAQDIREAASDLGVPQLAIVTKVDEACGETDKDLKNVYRSKHIKKKMKEFSSALGIPLNCFLPVKNYCKEISLNDDVDSLVLSPLRLMIDFGDDFINDM, from the exons ATGGGAAAGAGTCACTCAA aacGTAGACACTGTCCACCACCTGCTCCCC CTCCACCACCATCTCCTCCCC TTCTCCGGAAACCATGGAGAGAAATGTCTTGGGG agacagagacaaagatcTGCAGTATGTGAAGAATTATCAACCTCACAACGATGAAGTCAGTCGTCTCAGAGTTCTGCTCTACGGACTAGTCGGCAGTGGAAAGTCCAGCTTTGTCAATTCTGTTGCCAATGTGCTACGGGGAAGAATGTCCCATTCAGCTTTGGCCAGTTCAAGCAGCCGTGAAATAAGCTTCACAAAAACA TATAAAACCCATAAAATCCCCAAAGAAGGCAGAGGAAACTTTTACCCTTTTGTCTTCACTGACATCATGGGTCTGGAGGAAGGAGACGGAAGAGGAATCAGTGTGGAAGACATCAAGCTGGCTCTGAAAGGACACGTGAAGGAAGGGTATAAG TTCAACCCTGTATCTCCATTATCCACAAATGATCCAGGCTACAACCCTTCACCAGCTCCAGACGACAAAGTTCATGTTCTGGTTTGGGTCTGTTCcatcaacacaacaaaaattaaTGAATCAATTTTAAAGAAGGCTCAGGACATCAGAGAGGCAGCTAGTGACCTGG GTGTTCCTCAGCTGGCTATTGTCACCAAAGTTGATGAGGCCTGTGGGGAAACTGACAAAGATCTGAAGAATGTCTACAGGAGCAAGCACATAAAGAAAaag ATGAAAGAGTTCAGCTCAGCACTGGGTATTCCACTCAACTGCTTCCTGCCTGTGAAGAACTACTGTAAAGAAATATCTCTGAATGATGATGTGGACTCTCTGGTCCTGAGCCCTCTGAGACTGATGATTGACTTTGGAGATGACTTCATTAATGACATGTGA
- the LOC137137017 gene encoding interferon-induced protein 44-like isoform X3, producing MSWGDRDKDLQYVKNYQPHNDEVSRLRVLLYGLVGSGKSSFVNSVANVLRGRMSHSALASSSSREISFTKTYKTHKIPKEGRGNFYPFVFTDIMGLEEGDGRGISVEDIKLALKGHVKEGYKFNPVSPLSTNDPGYNPSPAPDDKVHVLVWVCSINTTKINESILKKAQDIREAASDLGVPQLAIVTKVDEACGETDKDLKNVYRSKHIKKKMKEFSSALGIPLNCFLPVKNYCKEISLNDDVDSLVLSPLRLMIDFGDDFINDM from the exons ATGTCTTGGGG agacagagacaaagatcTGCAGTATGTGAAGAATTATCAACCTCACAACGATGAAGTCAGTCGTCTCAGAGTTCTGCTCTACGGACTAGTCGGCAGTGGAAAGTCCAGCTTTGTCAATTCTGTTGCCAATGTGCTACGGGGAAGAATGTCCCATTCAGCTTTGGCCAGTTCAAGCAGCCGTGAAATAAGCTTCACAAAAACA TATAAAACCCATAAAATCCCCAAAGAAGGCAGAGGAAACTTTTACCCTTTTGTCTTCACTGACATCATGGGTCTGGAGGAAGGAGACGGAAGAGGAATCAGTGTGGAAGACATCAAGCTGGCTCTGAAAGGACACGTGAAGGAAGGGTATAAG TTCAACCCTGTATCTCCATTATCCACAAATGATCCAGGCTACAACCCTTCACCAGCTCCAGACGACAAAGTTCATGTTCTGGTTTGGGTCTGTTCcatcaacacaacaaaaattaaTGAATCAATTTTAAAGAAGGCTCAGGACATCAGAGAGGCAGCTAGTGACCTGG GTGTTCCTCAGCTGGCTATTGTCACCAAAGTTGATGAGGCCTGTGGGGAAACTGACAAAGATCTGAAGAATGTCTACAGGAGCAAGCACATAAAGAAAaag ATGAAAGAGTTCAGCTCAGCACTGGGTATTCCACTCAACTGCTTCCTGCCTGTGAAGAACTACTGTAAAGAAATATCTCTGAATGATGATGTGGACTCTCTGGTCCTGAGCCCTCTGAGACTGATGATTGACTTTGGAGATGACTTCATTAATGACATGTGA
- the LOC137138062 gene encoding uncharacterized protein, with protein MVKIRILLFLLSTFQLLTFAGDHQIVHAHTGDEVTLPCRARIDNISTSSGAIGQSKKDGNLSIFLRNVTPNDTGTYTCQYKDSEGRSGSCTVSLEVKDSGLRTVHADAGSKVTLTFQAPSNITVFSVYLKILGHDKYVYYCKDEQPIKPHDQEPDLQGRVELANALTCNMSLNSFAIILKNVMQNDNNTYECVFKDSEGKTWNDTRFLIVTNREEPVCGTWRIMVGIAIGIFIAIGVCLYKRHKGKQTDRGSSSEDPEKTSQDTDDSDDAARVFLPEKLYESFHCASRKPMLL; from the exons CAACTGTTGACTTTTGCTGGCG ACCATCAGATTGTCCACGCTCATACCGGAGATGAAGTCACTCTGCCATGCCGGGCTCGCATTGACAACATCAGCACC TCGAGTGGGGCTATTGGACAGTCAAAGAAGGATGGCAACCTCTCTATATTTCTGAGGAATGTGACCCCCAACGACACTGGAACGTATACATGTCAATATAAAGACAGTGAAGGAAGAAGTGGAAGCTGCACAGTTTCCCTGGAAGTTAAAGACTCAG GCCTTCGAACCGTCCATGCTGATGCCGGCAGCAAGGTGACACTGACATTTCAAGCTCCCAGTAACATAACTGTGTTTTCAGTATACTTAAAAATACTTGGCCACGATAAATATGTCTACTACTGCAAGGATGAGCAACCGATCAAGCCACACGACCAGGAGCCAGATCTTCAGGGACGAGTGGAGCTGGCTAACGCACTGACATGTAACATGTCCCTGAACAGCTTCGCCATAATCTTAAAGAATGTGatgcaaaatgacaacaacacatatgagtgtgtgttcaaGGACAGTGAAGGGAAAACCTGGAATGACACACGTTTCCTGATTGTTACAAACAGAG AGGAACCTGTGTGTGGAACATGGCGGATCATGGTGGGCATTGCCATTGGCATTTTCATTGCCATAGGAGTGTGTTTATACAAGAGACATAAGGGAAAACAAACTGACCGTGGTTCATCCTCTGAGG acccAGAAAAGACCAGTCAGGACACAGATGACTCAGATGATGCTGCAAGAGTTTTTTTGCCAGAGAAGTTATATGAGTCTTTTCACTGTGCTTCCAGGAAACCAATGTTATTATAG